In Nitrospirota bacterium, a single genomic region encodes these proteins:
- the tsf gene encoding translation elongation factor Ts has translation MAASEVDRIRELREKTGAGIMDCKKALAEMQGDVDKATRYLREKGLARAERKVQRVASEGLVGNYVHAGGKIGVLVEVNCETDFVARTPNFQAVAKDIAMQVAASNPLYVSRTDVPAPALEDQKAILRKEAAASGKPPQVVEKIIEGKLVKFFQDVCLLDQPYIKDPNISVTDYIKQSIAQLGENIVVRRFVRFELGESTRG, from the coding sequence ATGGCTGCGTCTGAAGTCGATCGGATCAGGGAACTGCGCGAGAAGACCGGCGCCGGCATCATGGACTGCAAAAAGGCGCTGGCCGAAATGCAGGGGGACGTCGACAAAGCCACCCGCTATCTCCGCGAAAAGGGCCTTGCCCGCGCCGAGCGAAAAGTTCAGCGTGTGGCGTCGGAGGGCTTGGTCGGCAACTATGTTCACGCCGGCGGCAAGATCGGCGTCCTGGTGGAAGTGAACTGCGAAACCGACTTCGTGGCGCGCACCCCGAACTTCCAGGCCGTGGCCAAAGACATCGCGATGCAGGTGGCCGCGTCCAACCCCCTCTACGTTTCCCGCACGGACGTTCCCGCCCCCGCTCTGGAAGATCAGAAGGCCATCCTGCGGAAAGAGGCCGCCGCCTCGGGGAAGCCGCCCCAGGTCGTAGAAAAGATCATCGAGGGCAAGCTCGTCAAGTTCTTTCAGGATGTCTGCCTTTTGGATCAGCCCTACATCAAGGACCCCAACATTTCCGTCACCGACTACATCAAGCAGAGCATCGCTCAACTCGGCGAGAACATCGTCGTCCGCCGCTTCGTTCGTTTCGAGCTCGGCGAATCCACGCGTGGGTAG
- the rpsB gene encoding 30S ribosomal protein S2 — protein sequence MAELTVTELIEAGVHLGHPTQKWNPKMAPYIYGAKRGIHILNVNKTIDLCKEACNFVGHIVARGEKVLLIGTKPQAQMIVGEIAKAHDMPYVNLRWVGGTLTNFNTIKKCVEQIKALERMEKEGFSPAFTKKEVRRMILKRDKMQSALEGILNMDKLPGALVVVDSEKEHIAIQEAHRLSIPVVALADTNSDPDEMAYPIPANDDSVRSIRLFLTRIGEAISDGRLALEKSMHEQRQTAEPEVQVAQTTIAGVKVERGKVRMRRTIEELIAAYDEKQEPRKS from the coding sequence ATGGCGGAATTGACGGTCACTGAGCTCATTGAAGCGGGCGTCCACCTGGGTCACCCGACCCAAAAGTGGAACCCCAAGATGGCCCCTTACATCTACGGCGCCAAGCGGGGCATCCACATCCTGAACGTCAATAAGACCATCGACCTTTGCAAGGAAGCCTGCAATTTCGTCGGTCATATTGTAGCCCGGGGCGAGAAGGTCCTCCTCATCGGAACAAAGCCCCAGGCGCAGATGATCGTCGGCGAGATCGCGAAAGCCCACGACATGCCGTACGTCAATCTCCGGTGGGTCGGAGGCACGCTAACGAATTTCAACACGATCAAGAAATGCGTCGAACAGATCAAGGCGCTTGAGCGAATGGAAAAAGAAGGGTTCAGTCCCGCGTTCACGAAGAAGGAAGTCCGCCGCATGATCCTCAAGCGGGACAAGATGCAGAGCGCCTTGGAGGGCATTCTCAACATGGACAAGCTGCCCGGAGCGCTCGTGGTAGTCGACAGCGAGAAGGAACACATTGCCATTCAGGAGGCCCACCGCCTCTCCATCCCGGTGGTGGCGTTGGCCGACACGAACAGCGACCCCGACGAAATGGCCTATCCCATCCCTGCCAATGATGATTCGGTCCGATCCATCCGGCTTTTCCTCACCCGCATCGGCGAAGCCATTTCCGACGGACGGCTGGCGCTGGAGAAGAGCATGCACGAGCAGCGGCAGACCGCCGAGCCCGAGGTCCAGGTCGCTCAGACGACCATCGCCGGCGTCAAAGTGGAGCGCGGCAAGGTGCGGATGCGCCGTACGATCGAGGAGCTGATCGCCGCGTACGACGAGAAGCAAGAGCCGCGTAAGTCCTAG